GGACGCGCCGCTCGCCGTCGCGTTCGTCCCCGGCACCGACCAGCAGTACGTCGCCGAGCGCGACGGCCGCGTTCTGCGCCACGGGCCGAACGGCTTGCAGGACGACCACTTTCTCGACCTCCGTGACACGGTCGAGACCGAGGGGGAAAAAGGGTTGCTCGGGATGGCGCTTCATCCGGACTTCCCGGACGACCGTCGGCTGTTCGTCCGGTACAGCGCGCCGCTCCGGGAGGGGATGCCCGAGGACTACAGTCACACGTTCGTCCTGGCCGCCTTCGAGGTGACCGGGGACGGGACGCGAGCACGGCGCGACTCCGAACGATCGATCCTCGAGATTCCGCAGCCGAGACCCCTCCACAACGGCGGCGACATCGCGTTCGGCCCCGACGGGTTCCTCTACGTCTCGGTCGGTGACAGCGGCGAATCCCCCGAGGAGGTCTGGTACGACGGTCCAGGCGGCGGGAACGGGCAGGACGTGACCAAGAACCTACTGGGGAGCGTTCTGCGTCTCGACGTCGATACCTGGACGGATGATCGGGGCTACGTCGTCCCGGAAGACAACCCGCTCGTCGGACGAGATGGACTCGACGAGCACTACGCGTGGGGATTCCGGAACCCCTGGCGCCTGTCGTTCGACGGGGAGGACCTCTACGTCGCGGACGTCGGCCAGAACCGTTTCGAGGAGGTGAACCTCGTCGAGAAGGGGGGCAACTACGGCTGGAACGTCAAAGAGGGGACCCACTGCTACAAAACGGACGACTGTCCGGACCGAACGCCAGATCACGTCCGGGGCGGCGAACCGCTTCGTGACCCCATCGTCGAGTATCCCCACGAAGGCGACCCGATCAGCGGTGTCTCGGTCATCGGAGGCTACGTCTACCGCGGATCGGCGCTGTCGGAACTCGACGGGCGCTACGTCTTCGGCGATTTCATCCCCGAGGGGCAGTTGTTCGTCGCCAGTCCTCCCGACGACGCCGATACTGACGTCGGCCACGAAGCCAACGGACTGTGGCCGACCGCCGCCCTCGAACTCGTCGACGCGGAGAAACTCACGCGAGCGCTCTCGTTCGGCCGCGACGAGGACGGTGAGGTGTACGTGCTAGGGACGGGATCCGAGGGAGGGGGACTCTTTCGGATCGTCTCGGCCAGGTGATCGGCTCCTGCCGGTTTCTTCGGTTCTCGTCGCCTCGAGCCTTCGTCTGAACCCTCTCGCGGCGATCGACCACGTTCTCGAATCGCGCGTGTACCGACACCTCAGTCGAGTGGCGTCTCCGACTCCGAGGCCGCAGTGTCGCGACGCCGACGAATCGCCCACAGGAGCGCCGCACACGACCCGGACGCGAGGACCGTCCACCGGTCGGTACTCTGGTAGAGATCCCCGGACGGAACTCGGTACTCGAGGATTGGCCAGAAGACGGCGTAGGACTGGCCCGTCGGGGTGATCAACAGAAGGTCGAGCACGTGGTGGGAGACGACGCCGACGGCCACCAGCGCGAGGACCCGTTTGCGCTGTTCCGGCGCCACTAGCAGGACGAGAAGTCCGGTCACGAGCGCGGATCCGACGAGGGTGTGCAACGGCTCCCACGAAAAGGGGAGACCGAGCACGCCCGCGACGAACCCGTCCGAAACGACCAGTTCGATTCGGTTCAGATCCGGACTCGCGGCGCCGACCATGACGAGCGAGACGTGTGCCGGACGGAGCCGCTCGTATCGAAGCGAGAGGAGCGTACCGATGCTGTACCCGACCAGCAGGTGCGTGAGCAGATCAGCCACGGTGATCACCGTCGTCCCCAGTGTTGTGGGCGTGATGGACGTCTGACGAGCGGCCATCGGACGGACGGCTGTCGGACGCGCTCCTTCGCGGTACGAACGCGAGCGCCGTCGGGTCGAAACGCCACTGCTGAACGAGTCGGCCGACGATCCAGAGCCCGCCCACCACCGAAACGCCATACAGGTAGCCGGCATCGGCGGATTCGCGCGTCACCGCCCTTTCGACCACGAGGGTCGATTCGTCCTCGAGGGTACCGAACGCGTTCACGCGGTCGTTCACCTCGAGCGGCTCGTCGGCGTCTATCATCCGATCGTCGACGTCGACGAGCGTGAAGCGACCGTGGCCACTGGCGAGCGTCGCGACGACGACGGGGTCAGTTTCGACGACGAAGCCGCCGATGACGACCTGCTCGCCGACGTAGGCTGTCCGATCTTGCCGCACGTCCATCTGGTTTGGATGCTCGCTTTCCAGGAGTTCGTCGGACGTCGCACCTGCTACGAGCAAACAGCCGACCAGGAGGGCGAGGAGAACGAGCCCGGCGAGAACGCGACCGAGCTGGCCGTGTAGCTCTGCCATGGTACCCGTTTCGCTCGAGCGTCGATACGTGTTTTCTTCCCTCACCACTCTTGCCACTCTCGACGCTTTCGACCCGATTCAATGCGAGAGGCGACGGTGGACCGAGACGAGAGGCAAACGGTAGAACCGGCGTAACCTCGTCGAGAATACGGATCGATTAGTGCACTCAGAAGCTACCGGCGTAAACCGTATACCGCACGGGCGTGAGATCGGGTGCGGCATCGTCCTCGGATTCGAGTGACGCTGGTCGGGCACACTCAGCACCAGCCTGTCCAGCTTCTTGAAATTGAACACTACCATAATGTTTAAATTACATACATGAGGTCGGCACGTCATGGATCGATATCCAGCGCCCGATATGGGCGAACGAGTTGGTGTGTTAGACAGACGGTTCGAAGCGCTTCTCATCGATGGAATTCTGGTGGCGGTAGTCTTCGGAATCCTCGGCTACGTTGCCGGAACGGTATTCTTCGACGGGCCGTTCAGCGGCTTCGGCGGTCTTCTAGTCTCCTTGCAGTTCGGCGCCCCGGTCGGACTGGTGCTCTATCAAACTTCGTTCGAAGGGTACTTTGGACAGACGGTCGGCAAGCGCACTCGAGGTATCGTCGTCGTCAGAAAAGACGGTTCGCGGTGCACGTGGACGGCGGCAGTACTCCGAAATCTTCTGCGAATTATCGACGTCCTTCCAGCGTTTTACGTCGTCGGCGTGATTTCGGCGTACGCGACGGGCGATCACCAGCGTATCGGCGATCTCGCAGCCAAGACGGTCGTCGTCGGGGCCGACTGACCGCGAGTATCGGCGTGAACGCACGTCGAACGTCGCCACCTACACCGAGTGTCGAGAACCCTCTCGGAGATCGTTTCTTCTCGACGCGAAACGGAGTTGGCTCCTCCACGCCCTGACGGACGAGGGCTCCCAAGCGCTGGGAGGCCACGAGGTCTCTCGAACCGTGGATGGCGTTTGGCTCGAACCCGCACGTCCGTCGAAATGCGAGTGAGCAACGCCAACCACCGCTCGATTTTGGACGGTTTCGGGTTCGTCCCTCCGTCATCGGTAGCGGCGACGGCGCGCGGTCCTCGATTATCGACGATCGGTTACCGTCCGATTTCCGTCCGCTCGAGTCGTGCTGGATTAGTCGCTATCGTTGTCGTCGCCGTCGCCGTCGTCATCGTCATCGTCGTCTTCGTCTACTTCCTCGCCGTCTTCGATCGTTTCGCCGTCCTCGTCGTAGTCTTCGTTGGCGTCGTCGCTGTCGTCGCTGTCGTCGTCATCGCTGTCGTCGCTGTCGTCGTCATCGCTGTCGTCGCTGTCGTCGTCATCGCTATCGTCGCTATCGTCGTCGTCTCCGTCGTCGCTGTCACCACCGGAATCTCCCTCGTCGTCGTCAGGACACTCGTCACCGATCGTAACCGACACGGAATACGTCTCGGCCGCACTCTGGCTGTTCACGATGACAGACGCCTCGTAGGTCCCCTCCTCGTCGGGGTTCACGACACACTCGACCGTGACGCAGATCCGGTCGCCCGTCTCGAGCGAGTAGCTGCCACCGAAGTTGAGCGCGACCGTCTTGCTGTCGTCGGCGGCGATCTCGTCCAGGTCGTCGACGACGCTTTCGCCGTTGTGTGTGACGTCTACCTTCGCGTCGTCAACCTTGAACAGCCCGACATTGGTTCCCTCCAGGTCACAGACCAGGTCGTTCAGGGAATCCCCATCAGTATCGTCGCCGACCGTCACGCGGAACGTGTACGTCGTCGTCGCTCCCGGCTTCGAGGAGTCGACGGACAGCGTCGCGTCGCCAGCCGTCGTGTCATCGGTCGTTTCCTCGTCGTCGTCACCGTCGCTAGCGTCGTCGCTATCACTCTCGCTTTCTTCTTCGTCGACCTCTTCTCCGTCCTCGATCGTCTCGCCGTCCTCGTCGTAATCCTCGTCGGTCTCGTTCTCGTCGTCGTTGATCTGTGCGTTCGCCACGCCGCCGATGGCAGCGATCGTTCCCGATGCCGCGAGCGCTTTCAGGACCGTTCGACGTTGCTTGGGTTCGTCAGACATGAGTAGTGGTGAAGGTGTGAACTCGTCTTCAATTTCCGTTCGGCGATACGCTTCGTCCCCACTCCTTGCGGGGAGGTATCTGCAGATACAGCATTTCGAGTGTTTACTATCGGACGATTAAGCAATTCGCGTACTGTTTCACTGCTACAATTTCATGAACTTTCACCTGCTTTCCGAACTATCAACTGATCGAATACCTCACAAAGGCCCGCTCTACGTGTCGTCTCTGACGATTGTCTCTCACACAACGATCTATTATTGAAACGGTCCCTCTCTTCGACTCGAGAGACTGGAACGAACTCGTGACGTCGATGCTGTGGTGTTCAGGTGGCGACCTCGACCTGTTCGCGAGCCTGGTCGAGCTGTTCCGGGTTGGGGGGGGGGGGAGGGGAGACACTGTGAGACCGACCTCGCGAACGAGCCCTTCCTTTGAGTACGGTAAAGGCCGCCACGGAGTCGGTAACCGGCGTATCGTCGTCCGGTCGGTGCAACCGGTGAACTGCCTCGGGGCTTGACCCCGAGGCACTGGCCTCGAACCGCCTGTAGAATCGTGGTAACATCTAATCGGGTGATCGCGGAGGGAATCGCTATACTGTAGAAATCTCTGTCGATTCTGACCCGAGTGAAAAAGCCATGCCGCCTCCTGGATCGTGAACGACGCCTGAGAACTTGCTCGCTTCGCTCGCAAAACCTCGGCCTAGTTCAAATCCGGTCGGGTCGCACTTTTTGCTCCGTGTGGACGGCTCGCTAAGCTCGCCGTCTTGTGCGTCGCAAAAGTGCCGCCTCCCGGATTTGAACCGGGGACAGCTCGATCTTCAGTCGAGTGCTCTCCCAGTCTGAGCTAAGGCGGCTCACTCCTACCTCCGGCGATGATATAAAAAAGGATTTCGAATGCCACTCGAGGGACGGGGGAGGTGAGAATTGGATAGCCGCCACGAACGAGAACATCTTTCACCGAGGTATCCTTTCGAAACGCAATGGCGATTCCAGACTCGCCCGACGGGGCGCCGGCCTCTCCCAGAGAAGCCGGCAAGTCCCTCTACGAAGGAACGCTCGACGTTTTAATGACCGGCATCGCGATCATCGTTCCGCTCGTCATCACCCTCTACGTTCTGCAGATCGTCCTCGATTTCATCACCAACGCACTGGTTCCGTTCATCGAACTCCTGCAGTGGTTCGGGATCATCGACTGGTTCCGACGCACGGAACTCGTCGGTGCACTCGTCCAGATGGGGCTCTACCCCTACCTCATCGGCTTTCTCACGGAACTCATCACTCTCGCGCTCTTGCTGGGGATCGTCATCGTCGTCGGATCGATCGGTCGCCACCGCTACGGCGAGCGAGCCATCGAGATGGTCGATCTCGCAATCGCCGCTATTCCCGGGTTCGGAACCGTCTACAAGAGCTTTCGTCGCATGGGCGACGTCATGCTCGACAACGAGGCGGAGAACTTCCAGGAGATCAAACTCGTCCAGTGTTTCGATGACGACATCTACGTGATCGGCTTCGAGACGAGCACGTCGCCGGAGACGATCGCGGACGTAACCGGTCACGAGGAAATGGTCACGCTGTTCATCCCGCTCGCGCCGAATCCAGTAACTGGTGGCTTCCTGACGCACGTCCCGCGAAGCCGCGTCATGGACGTCGACATGACGATCGAGGAGGGCGTCCGCAGCATCCTCACGAGCGGCGTCGCCACGGGCGAATCTGCCAGCGATCCGGCCCCGGTCACCATGGGTGACCTCGAGAAGGTCACGGACATCGACCGGCTCCAAGAGGCGATTACTCCCGACGACGGATCCGTCGACGACGAAGACGAACCGCGGTAACTGGATGCCGAACCGGCGCCACTGTGCCGGTGTTCATCACGGTCCTCGACGATATTGGTAATGGACTGCCAACGTTCGTTCGTCTCGGCAGAATCGACGACGTGCGGACGGTCGAAGGGGCCTGCATACCTTGCACACACAACCCTCGTCCGTAGGCCGACGGCCGTGGTGCGTGTAACGGTAATGCTTGGTACACTTCGAGCGTTTGCTCAGGAAGCGATTAGCCTCGTCATCGCGATCATCACGTTTCCGTTGCGAGTACTTCGGTCGCTACTGTAGCGACCGAACGGGTGAGAGGGGGACTGGCCGATTTCGTCACCCCACTACTCGCCACTACCGCGCGAGCCCCGCCACATCCGGCAGGAACCGAGCCACGACTGTCGGTGGTCTGTGCTCCCTCGCTTCGTTGGCTCAACCGTTACACCGCTCGACCGTTCGAGCGTCGGTAGACTCATCGATTCCGATAGTCGACCATTACGTCGGCGTATGTTGGAATTTCGGATATTCAAGACACCCTTTTCAGCGCCGCTCGCCAATGATATGCTATGGAAGCGCTTCCCTCGAGTGAGGCAGACGAGCAACTCACGGCGGACGTGATCCTGGAGTTGCTCGCCAACCGTCGTCGTCGGTACCTCCTCTACGCGCTTCGCGGCCGCACGAAGCCAATCGAGTTATCGAAACTAGCCGAAGAAGTCGCTGGCTGGGAGCACGACGTACACCCCGACGAGGTCGCGAAAAACGAGTACAAGAGCGTGTACGTTTCGTCGGTTCAGTGCCACGTTCCAAAGCTTGCCGACGCCGGCGTGGTCGACCACGACGACGATAACCACACGGTCATCCTCGCCGACAACTTCGAACAACTCGAGCCGTATCTCAGAGTGGTGATCAAGGACGAACCCGAGAACTCGCGGCTCCACGACGCGCTCGAGGTCGAACGCGGCGACGGATTGCTTGGCTCGCTTCGCCAGCGGCTCAAGTCCTGACTGCACGGGCTCCGACGTTCACCGCGTCGTCTCGAGGGGAGTCTCCGTGTGTGGGATGACACGTTCCTTCTCACGTCGCCTCGGTGATTCTCCTGGACCTGGCGACGAAACCGAGTGAGTTCGAGTTGCTTTGGGCCCGTTTGTCGCCTTTTTCGTATGTGGTTTCGACGTCGCGTCGGTCTCTCGAGCGCTATGACTGCTCTCGTTTGAACCTCCTCTCGGCAGAGTTCTACCGCTGGTGTTCTGTTCGCTGTAGCAATATGGGCTCGGGCGGGTTCGAACTACGCCCGAGAACCTGCGCCTGGGGCGCAGAACCTCGGTCTACTTCGAACCGCCCTCGCATACATTTCTGTGACTCACTGTCGTTCGTCCCAGAAATGGGCTCGGGCGGGTTCGAACCACCGACCTCGGCCTTGTAAAGGCCGCGTCATAACCAGCTAGACCACGAGCCCGTATCCGACCAGAGCGGGCCCGTGCGAATAACCTTTACTTTCTCGAGTCGAAGAAGAGCCTGAATGCGACAGTCCTACAGGCGCGTCTGGTCCGCGCTCGTCGTCCTGGTCGTCGTGCTCGCCATCGGCTACGGACTCGTCCAACTCTCGATTCTCCCCGCGCCCTGGACCAGCGATGCGGGGGACGTCCGGGTCGTCGACGAGGACGGGACCACCAAACTCGCCGTCGACGTCGAGGTAGCCGATACCTGGGAGGAGCGCTACACCGGCCTCAGCGACCACGACTCACTCGAGAACGACACGGGAATGCTGTTCGTCCACGGGAGCGAAGACGAGCGAACCTACGTCATGCGCGAGATGGACTTCGATATCGACATCATCTTCATCGGTGCCGACCGCGAAATCACCGAAATCCACCACGCGCGGGCGCCCGAATCGGACGAGGACGGCGAGGACCTTCGGTACTCCGGCGAGGCGAAGTGGGTCCTCGAGGTCCCCCGTGGAACGGCCAACGAGTCGAATCTCGAGGTCGGTGACGAGGTCGAAATCGATCTCGAGTGACTGATGCGTCCACATTTTCAGCGCAAAAAATTGGCGGTAACGAACGATTGTCGCGAACGCGAACGGTGACTTCCGGCAACACGTTCCGGAGCTAACCGGTTGCGGTCGGGATATATTTCGATTCGTAGGCAACGTTTATTGCTGACCGTCCACTCAGCCAGTGCAATGAGTAGTGTTGACTGGGACGAAGACGACCCGTTCCAAGAGCAACGGGAGAACATCGATAGTCCGATGTGGCGCTTGTTGTCGGAGTACGGCCGGCCGTACTGGTTTTCGGTCAGTTCCGGTATCTTCGCTAGCATCATGGCCCGGTTGCTTGACCTGATTCCGCCGGTCTTGCTCGGCATCGCGATCGACGCGATTTTCCTTAACACGATCGACTTCTCGCTTCCGATCGTTCCGGACGCGTGGCTGCCGACGACCGACGCAAATCAGTTCTGGCTGACCGTCGCGATCATCGCGCTCTCGTTTCTCACTGGGGCCGCATTTCACTGGATTCGGAACTGGGGGTTCAACTCCTTCGCCCAGGACATCCAGCACGACGTCCGGACCGACACTTACGACAAGATGCAGCGACTCGACATGGAGTTCTTCTCGGACAAACAGACCGGGGAGATGATGTCGATCCTCTCGAACGACGTCAACCAGCTTGAGCGATTCCTGAACGACGGCCTGAACTCCGCGTTCCGACTGGGCGTGATGGTCGTTGCCATCGCCGGGATCCTCCTCTGGATTAATCCACAACTGGCCCTCGTCGCAATGTCGCCGGTGCCGCTGATCGCCGTCTTCACTTACATCTTCGTCAAGAAGATCCAGCCGAAGTACGCCGCGGTTCGCTCGAGCGTCGGGAAGGTCAACTCCCGCCTCGAGAATAATCTCGGCGGCATTCAGGTGATCAAAGCCGACAACACCGAGAACTACGAATCTGGGCGCGTCGAGGACGTCTCCCAGAAGTACTACGACACCAACTGGGGGGCGATTCGACTGCGGATCAAGTTCTTCCCCGGCCTGCAGATCATCTCGGGCATCGGCTTCGTGCTGACCTTCCTCGTCGGCGGCTACTGGGTCCTCGAGGGTGCGCCAGGGCCGTTCACCGGGACCCTCAACGAGGGGGCGTTCGTGACGTTCATCCTGCTGACCCAGCAGCTCGTCTGGCCGATGGCCCAGTTCGGCCAGGTCATCAACATGTACCAGCGCGCCGAGGCCTCGAGCGAGCGCATTTTCGGGCTGATGGACGAACAGGGGCGCATCGAGACCGACGTCGACGCACCCGACCTCGAGATCGACGAAGGTCGCGTCGAGTACGACGACGTGACGTTCAGCTACGACGAGGCGGAGGTCATCGTCGACGACATCTCCTTCGACGTCCCTGGCGGCGAGACGATCGCCCTCGTCGGTCCAACTGGTGCCGGGAAGTCGACCGTCCTCAAGCTCCTGTTGCGCCTCCACGACGTCGACGACGGAGCCATCCGGATCGACGACCAGGACATCCGTGAGGTCTCCCTTCCGAGTCTGCGCCAGTCGATGGGCTACGTCGGCCAGCAGTCGTACCTCTTCTACGGAACCGTCAAGGAGAACGTCACCTACGGGACCTTCGACGCCAGCGAGGAGGAGATCGTCGAGGCCGCGAAAGCCGCCGAGGCACACGATTTCATCCAGAACCTGCCCGATGGCTACGATACGATGGTCGGCGAGCGCGGCGTCAAACTCTCCGGCGGCCAGCGCCAGCGACTGTGTATCGCGCGAGCGATCCTCAAGGACCCCGAGATCCTCATCCTGGACGAGGCGACGAGCGACGTCGACACCGAGACCGAGATGCTCATTCAGCGCTCGATCGACCACCTCACCGAGGAGCGGACCACGTTCGCTATCGCTCACCGCCTCTCGACGATCAAGGACGCCGATCAGATCGTCGTCCTCGAGGGCGGCGAAATCGTCGAGCGGGGTTCCCACGACGAGTTGATCGAAAACGATGGACTGTATGCCCACCTCTGGGGCGTGCAGGCGGGCGAGATCGACGAACTCCCCCAGGAGTTCATCGAGCGTGCCCAGAAGCGGACGGCGCGGACGCAGGCGCGTCGGGGCGGCGATTGAGCGGTAGCCTTAGAAGGATTCGTTCTCAGACTGGACGTCTTCGCCAGAGGGGTTGTCCTTTTGTCGCTCCTCGCCGGGTGCCGGGGGCGTCCGGTCGCTGTAATTTTTCCGTCCGATGGCCTCGTCGCCGACCATGTTCATGACGGCCTGTTCGACCTCCTCGTAAGACTGGTACTCGTCCTCGTTCAGCGGCCCGATGAGTTCCTCGAGCGTCGCGGTCTCCTCACCCATGTCGAGTTCGATGTCACCGTGATTCTCGAGCAGTTCGTCCTGTGAGACGGGGTAGTCGTGATCCTTGAGTTCGTCCTGGAGCGCCCCCAGTTCGATGCCGAGTTCGCGGGAATCTTCGCTCATGGGTGCCTGTCCATCACCGTGCGGGAAACCAGTTTTCCCTGCCATCGCGTGCTCCACTGGGCCAGCGAAATCTCTGGAGCGGGCGTTGCGGTGGCTACAAGGACCGACCGCTCCTCGTGGCGACCATGCACCTCGAGGAGGCCACCTGGACCGACATCGCCGACTGCGAGACCGACCTTGCCGTCCTCCCGGTCGGAAGCATCGAACAGCACGGCCCCCACGCGCCGCTCGGGACGGACGTATTCACTGCCGAAGCCGTCGCAGACGCCGCTCTTGAGCGAATCGGCCGCGAGGTCATTTGCGCTCCAGCGGTGCCGGTCGGCGTCGCGGAGGAACACCGCCACTTCCCGGGGACGATGTGGGTCTCGCCCGACACCTTCCGGGCGTACGTTCGCGAATCGATCGACAGCCTCGCCCACCACGGGTTCGACCGCGTCGTGATCGTGAACGGCCACGGCGGAAACGTCGACGCGCTGCGGGAGGTCGCGGCGACGATTACCCGCCACGACGACGCGTACGCAGTCCCGTTCACCTGGTTCGAGGCCGTGGGCGAGCACGCGAGCGAGATGGGTCACGGCGGGCCACTGGAGACGGCGCTCTTGCGTCAGTGCTGTCCCGACCTCGTCCGCGAGGACCGACTCGAGGAGGCAAAAGCGGGTGCCGCCGAGCGCTGGGGCGAGTGGGTCAGTTACGCGAACCTGGCGGTCGATTCGGCGGAGTTCTCCGAAAACGGGGTCGTCGGCGATCCAACGGCGGGCGACGAGAAACTGGGCGCGGAACTGCTCGAGTTAGCCGCGGCGGCCCTCGAGCGGTTGCTCGAGGCGGTCGCGGAGCGGGACGTGTCGGGTCCCGAGCGACGCTAGCGTCGGTGGTGGCTGTCGAGTTTCGAGGTACGGGTTTCGGACGTGGGCTGGTGTCGGTTATTCGTCGTCTTCTTCCGCTTCTGCTTCATCCTCGTCCTCGTCTTCATCGTCAGCTTCCCCACTCCCTGCGTCCTCGAGCGTCCCTCGAAGTGCCGGAATCGTCGCCGTGAGTTCGCCAACCTGCTCGCCCGCGTCGGTGATGTTCTCGAGGGCCTCCTCCAGGTCGGCAATCTCTTCCTCGAGGTCGTCGGCGTCCTCGAACGCGTCGGCGCGCTCGCCCATCGTGTACCACTTCTTGGCGTCGCGCAGGTGGTCTTCGGCGTCGCCGACATCGAGGGCGGACTTGAGGCCGTTGAGCACGCCGAGGACGTTCTCGGCGTCGGTCTCCCAGATGTCGTCGGCATCCGGGAGGGCGCTCCAGGCGTCCGCGAGGGAGGATTCGACGTCCGAGCGCATCTCGGAGGCGGCTTCCCCGAACAGTTCGTCGTCGTCGAGTGAGGCTTGGCTCATGGCGCTCACTTCACGGGCACCGGGGTTAAAAGATAGCCCGAAAGTGAAAGTGAACATCCAGTGAACGAGGGCTCTCGAGGGAAAATGGCGTCCCGGTTTCGAAACGGTTGACACCGGCGTCGATACCTGGGCTAACTCGTGCTGCAGCTGGAGTGGTTCGATCGGTTGACCGGGGTGGATCGTGCGATTGGTCGGTATGGCTCTGCGGTCGGCCGTCCTCGCGATGAGAGTCGCCTCGAGACGCTACGATGACTCGAGGCTCGACCGCTCGCCGTGCGAACCGGTCAGCTTCGTCGTGAAGAGGTCGGCCGTCGGCTCGAGGGAGCCGTAGAGGACGACCGCGAGGGCGACGAGCAGCGGCAGTGCCAGGAGGAGGAAGACCACGTCGTACAGCCACCCGACTCCACCCAGCAGCGGCGTGATCGCCGCGGCCAGTCCTCGATGAGCGACGAGGACGGCCGCGAGTACGGTCGCAACCCGGGTCACGGACGCGACGCGCTCGGCGACCTCGGGAGCGTTTCGCAGTCCCGCCTTCACGAGGTCGGCCAGCGCCGGGGCGAGCAACAGGAGGAGGCCAACGACGGCGAGCGTCGCGATGGCGCTTACGAGGGCGGCGACGGTGAGCGAGGTCCCGGGGACGAGCCAGCCCGCACCTGGCAACAGCGTCGCCACCCACAACACGACGACCACCGCGACCGACGCGAGCCCCAGCTTCGTCACTCGCTGCACCATTCGCGGATCGAGCGTCGAACGACCGTTTTCGTCTGGATACATGACTGCAGTCGATGGCGACCACGGAGGGGGTAAAAAACGCCGATCATCGTCCACGGGGTTCGCGACCGTTCGCCTCCGTTTGGGACCGTTCGCGGGATTTAACGGGTCTATAGCCCTTCTTCCTTGTCGGCTGCTCACCGACTCACCGACTCGAGGGCCATCAGCGGATAGCCGTCCTCCATCGCCATCCTGGAGACGACCTCGACGCCCTCGTAGGCGACGTCGATTTCGACCTCCAGGAAGCGACCCGTCAGTTCGGTGTATTCGGCGGCTCCCTCCTCGAGGGCGGCCTCGAGGACGCCCGTCCGGACGTCGACGCTCACGTCGGTGCAGTGGGGCTGGTTCTCGATCGCTTCCTCCATCGCTCGCGCGAGGCTGTCGGCGGTCTCGAGGCTGATGGGCGTGCCGGCGAACTGGTGGTAGAGCGAGCCGAACTTGATGCCGGCCTCGAAGCAGGCCCGCTGGGCGTCCGTGGGTGCCGTGCTCGAGCCGTCAGTGTCGTCGGTGGGCATAGGTTCACTTTCTGCTCCCGGACTCGTGGTCGTTGCGGTCTGTGGCGGCGAGCGGAGCGCCGGAATTGGCGACTGGTTTCGCGATCTGCACGAAGAGTAACCGATGTGAAGTTTTTAAGAGTCGGGAGCGACACGTAGTACGTATGGGTATCCTCTCTCGGACGTCGTACATCATCCGGTCGAAGCTCAACGCGATCCTCGACCGCTCGGAGGATCCGACGCAGACGCTCGATTACTC
This region of Natronosalvus halobius genomic DNA includes:
- a CDS encoding DUF5790 family protein encodes the protein MSQASLDDDELFGEAASEMRSDVESSLADAWSALPDADDIWETDAENVLGVLNGLKSALDVGDAEDHLRDAKKWYTMGERADAFEDADDLEEEIADLEEALENITDAGEQVGELTATIPALRGTLEDAGSGEADDEDEDEDEAEAEEDDE
- a CDS encoding dihydroneopterin aldolase family protein is translated as MPTDDTDGSSTAPTDAQRACFEAGIKFGSLYHQFAGTPISLETADSLARAMEEAIENQPHCTDVSVDVRTGVLEAALEEGAAEYTELTGRFLEVEIDVAYEGVEVVSRMAMEDGYPLMALESVSR
- a CDS encoding creatininase family protein translates to MHLEEATWTDIADCETDLAVLPVGSIEQHGPHAPLGTDVFTAEAVADAALERIGREVICAPAVPVGVAEEHRHFPGTMWVSPDTFRAYVRESIDSLAHHGFDRVVIVNGHGGNVDALREVAATITRHDDAYAVPFTWFEAVGEHASEMGHGGPLETALLRQCCPDLVREDRLEEAKAGAAERWGEWVSYANLAVDSAEFSENGVVGDPTAGDEKLGAELLELAAAALERLLEAVAERDVSGPERR